A single window of Lutzomyia longipalpis isolate SR_M1_2022 chromosome 1, ASM2433408v1 DNA harbors:
- the LOC129786351 gene encoding protein pecanex, with protein MGSQTLEILRQGVWASLTGGWFYDPSSCISCNAIHLYLFLFLLCAPLVTYIYFAATVATWAFYCISVACLVTVLKIVNMILHGMYDKAQATSDLNRNSSITSPCKILQMKDEDVGIEMQVMGNDLSSRVSIENQSDDLSCANSAFSVDYPEQIASTIDFKVDVHRKNSSESNESIGLYNSSVLQSSVVVAHSADVCPTASYSAADKGAVAASVADVEAKMEQEEGKEETPERQRSFMQRQASLDSEEARLDRPVIYPVKMHWHRPSDKGIVKTMCNISMGCIHPYHYYQAPDRLGGLRMYAEHDYTTKSELAIENLSAADARAHQQAQMRRDSNSTMSAIQLPIASSSAGLKGHPNAEGTKVLPTTIMTVRRIKSAAIETSSPHPLAPFPPQPNSVEVIGGQPLRNPHHVVLPPPSKTLSRNPHLNLCPKDVKVGGNMSEQLVYPIAEQADEVGGAHHIRPASFESSTSDSEEENEEPHAKEEEEEEDDDDKKVDAKIAQEQQSTTTESESDIDRIQAQSTDSDTENNGSRSPLLEFHRISVENVEEKSSGVRHRKGNGASGKAGDGKKGDDGFARGNVRFESSKETSKGSPFSDWEEGASASSKDMLLTTTSRDKPKNPIWFDFSMDANNISVDVTTEAEDAAKELSRSSEERIPEEEEEQQRVAAAMPRNLGAIPKMGKRIESRRLSAGVDEYPLIAHSRGAIRRPTAPVEGTSGQTPILTFFNSRSDYHMTMYGQQMEYPMASLTNFRPRNLDGSFHHHHHSTQPKRKRSRERRQKSFDSSIAGGRSETNFVGNQREMGFEGGAICENSVISISNSLSMHDFMDSASIPHGFDKSLSSRPSVQAAILSIGRVEIADDTFGEMSRFYQDIAKLKPMPKYYKLSMNFLGHHTFKIQMDRLQLLALFDRDTGWFQVILATILTFLVSILGALVLHLGFYEDIFAFIFCFVIAGSQYSLIKSVQPDAASPIHGFNKTVSYSRPIYFCLCTLLLIGAHKMSRQSPYDDVPGNVDLFGGTIHSRTFYEMIEYILSIVLLAFPILFSLGLFPQINTFLMYFLEQVEMHVFGGNAVCNLTAAFFAVLKSILACIILYGPAYGGLIEPQGSQHVMFSIFCALLIPIAYHLSRTASDLTYVWLLIKSSIQLHSDEDEHEPSSAEKVKKSPSTESNCSSGEAVQENRSPTKEEGSSNDNKTDVNSMDTHPPQPTTVTSTSTTGQPNMLTDSELVDPLPKKMQSTVNARLKHDLLVCCVLAVVYLGLHCSTVFTVLQPDLNPVLHIIAGILGLVLHYIVPQMRKHWPWLCMSLPILRPHEFGQFEPRGAAKVMWFEKFIVYLCMLERNVLYPIVFLSALTSDSMRIVSKFGISLGTVFVVMCGLKCVRSSFSDPGSQYLILIFSVLFFRLDYTASSETFLINYFFISIIYKKTCDFLLKIQFIVTYIAPWQITWGSAFHAFAQPFSVPHSAMLFLQAGISAILSTPLNPFLGSAIFLTSYVRPIKFWERDYNTRRIDHSNTRLSSQLERDLGSDDNNLNSIFYEHLTRSLQHSLCGDLLLGRWGNVSQGDCFVLASDYLNCLVHIIELGNGLCTFQMRGLEFRGTYCQQREVEAISEGVEENRDCCCCSPGHLPFILSVNAMFSTRWLAWQVVAAQYILEGYSISDNSAVATLQVFEFRRVLITYYVKSIIYYTVQSPKLDEWLNSQAIQEALQITMERQYVDLDPVFNHNLDEDYDFRSSGITRNSFCSVYLGWIQYCYKQKRKREASNASASSVNQSQNPSDNKMGHKESKESSKNNDESSNIVTKESALVSLCLALGILARRTLATASHSSSSGVEFFLHGLHALFKGDFRITSHRDEWVFADMDLLQSVVAPAVRMSLKLHQDHFQNPDDYEDKAALYKAISIHTHELVISHEADPLWRNAVLRGVPNLLALRHVMEDGSDEYRVIRLSKRFLSFRVIKLNRECVRGLWAGQQQELIYLRNRNPERGSIQNAKQALRNIINSSCDQPIGYPIYVSPLTTSYAETNEQLCSIVGGSVSVKKIRNLIFDVWSRVRQRCREGCSSGSAIDSDMGDIQGVYYNAQVPHSVTTIGGGITGSGGGTLAYGSQNLSVSGATTRGSLASMGKPTSSTLLAGILNRDRDIEREAVRSGAKRTSSHSRISERERRATLPATSSSSSSTRDVCSKDMLMGSTNSCLKHQESLDFCTAAASSTSRGAATWKCSSRKKSLSVESRESRQKYGESSRSTAEEPPPPANIPLNKKVIIVDAGEIYDCLNLGRRIDVLWPNEEMRQSGGRSSWRDWFPQEGMVGIVRHYWQPNHADSKFRSNVNRTLLLIQIGEHYVPVGQNGVKEYNMIKGESDSSSINSVLVAGEESSKNAVVS; from the exons ACTTCAAAGTAGACGTCCATCGAAAGAATAGCTCGGAATCAAATGAAAGTATCGGGCTGTACAACAGCAGTGTCCTCCAAAGTTCCGTTGTGGTTGCACATAGTGCTGATGTGTGTCCAACTGCATCGTACAGCGCCGCTGATAAAGGGGCTGTTGCTGCATCAGTAGCAGATGTGGAAGCGAAGATGGAGCAGGAGGAAGGAAAAGAGGAAACTCCGGAGCGTCAGCGATCATTTATGCAGCGTCAGGCGTCGTTGGATTCGGAGGAGGCTCGTCTCGATCGGCCTGTGATCTACCCTGTTAAGATGCACTGGCACCGGCCATCGGATAAGGGAATTGTGAAGACGATGTGCAACATCTCCATGGGCTGCATTCATCCCTATCACTACTACCAGGCTCCTGATCGCCTTGGGGGGCTCCGGATGTACGCAGAGCACGACTACACGACCAAATCGGAGCTGGCAATTGAGAATTTATCCGCAGCCGATGCCAGGGCGCATCAGCAAGCGCAAATGCGGAGGGATTCCAACAGCACAATGTCTGCCATTCAATTGCCAATCGCCAGCTCCAGTGCTGGGCTCAAAGGGCATCCAAATGCCGAGGGGACTAAAGTTCTCCCCACTACCATAATGACTGTCCGGAGGATTAAAAGTGCCGCCATTGAGACTTCCTCGCCGCATCCTCTGGCCCCGTTTCCTCCCCAACCGAATAGTGTGGAGGTAATTGGGGGACAACCACTTCGCAATCCCCATCATGTTGTTCTCCCGCCGCCCAGCAAGACTCTCTCTCGGAATCCTCATCTCAATCTCTGCCCGAAAGATGTCAAAGTAGGTGGGAACATGTCTGAGCAGCTGGTGTACCCAATTGCCGAGCAAGCGGATGAAGTTGGTGGTGCGCATCACATTCGTCCGGCGTCCTTTGAGAGTAGCACCAGTGATTCGGAAGAGGAGAACGAGGAGCCTCATGCTaaggaggaggaagaggagGAGGATGATGATGACAAGAAGGTGGATGCAAAAATAGCGCAGGAGCAGCAATCAACGACAACTGAAAGTGAATCGGATATTGATAGAATTCAGGCACAATCCACAGATTCCGATACGGAGAATAATGGTTCGAGATCACCGCTCTTGGAATTCCACAGGATTTCCGTGGAGAATGTTGAGGAGAAGAGTTCAGGAGTGCGTCACCGGAAGGGCAATGGGGCTTCGGGAAAGGCAGGAGATGGGAAGAAGGGTGATGATGGCTTTGCACGGGGGAATGTGCGCTTTGAATCGAGCAAGGAGACAAGCAAGGGAAGCCCTTTTAGTGATTGGGAGGAAGGTGCAAGTGCCAGCTCTAAGGATATGCTCCTGACCACCACATCGCGTGATAAGCCAAAGAATCCAATTTGGTTTGATTTCAGCATGGATGCCAATAATATTAGTGTTGACGTGACGACAGAAGCGGAAGATGCGGCTAAGGAGCTGAGTAGGAGTTCCGAGGAGAGAATTccggaggaggaggaggagcaGCAGAGAGTAGCTGCGGCAATGCCACGAAATTTGGGGGCAATCCCAAAGATGGGAAAGAGAATTGAATCACGAAGACTGAGTGCGGGCGTCGATGAGTATCCACTGATTGCACACAGTCGTGGAGCTATCCGGCGTCCCACAGCTCCCGTGGAAGGGACTTCCGGACAAACGCCAATATTGACATTCTTCAATTCCCGTTCGGACTACCACATGACGATGTATGGGCAGCAAATGGAGTACCCCATGGCGAGCTTAACGAACTTCCGACCGAGAAATCTCGATGGGAGcttccatcatcatcatcattcgACACAGCCCAAGAGGAAGAGATCGCGCGAGAGGAGGCAGAAATCATTCGATAGCTCCATTGCGGGTGGCAGGAGTGAGACGAATTTTGTGGGGAATCAACGAGAGATGGGCTTCGAGGGGGGTGCCATCTGTGAGAATTCCGTAATTTCCATTTCAAACTCCCTGTCAATGCATGACTTCATGGACTCGGCGTCCATACCGCATGGCTTCGATAAGTCCCTGTCTAGTCGTCCCTCCGTCCAGGCGGCCATTCTCAGTATTGGCAGAGTGGAGATTGCCGATGATACCTTTGGGGAGATGAGTCGCTTCTACCAGGATATTGCAAAACTCAAACCAATGCCAAAGTACTACAAGCTCTCGATGAACTTCCTCGGGCATCACACGTTTAAAATCCAAATGGATCGTCTGCAGCTGCTGGCGCTCTTTGACAGGGACACAGGGTGGTTCCAAGTCATTCTTGCCACCATACTCACGTTCCTCGTGAGTATCCTGGGCGCCCTTGTGCTGCATCTGGGCTTCTACGAGGACATTTTTGCCTTTATTTTCTGCTTCGTGATTGCCGGGAGTCAGTATTCGTTGATAAAGAGTGTCCAACCGGATGCAGCGTCACCAATTCATGGTTTCAACAAGACCGTCTCGTATTCACGTCCCATCTACTTCTGCCTGTGCACCCTCCTCCTCATTGGGGCGCACAAAATGTCCCGGCAGAGCCCCTATGATGATGTCCCGGGGAATGTTGATCTCTTCGGTGGTACCATCCACAGTAGGACCTTCTACGAGATGATTGAGTACATTCTCTCAATTGTCCTCCTCGCATTTCCCATCCTCTTCAGTTTGGGGCTCTTTCCGCAAATCAACACCTTCCTCATGTACTTCCTGGAGCAGGTGGAGATGCACGTATTTGGCGGGAATGCCGTTTGCAATCTCACAGCGGCCTTCTTTGCTGTCCTCAAGTCAATCCTGGCGTGCATTATCCTCTATGGGCCTGCCTATGGGGGCCTAATTGAGCCACAGGGTAGTCAACATGTGATGTTTTCCATCTTCTGTGCCCTCCTCATTCCAATTGCGTACCATCTTTCGCGCACGGCCAGTGATCTCACGTATGTGTGGTTACTCATAAAGTCTAGCATTCAATTGCATTCGGATGAGGATGAGCACGAGCCAAGTTCTGCGGAGAAAGTTAAGAAATCTCCATCGACGGAGTCAAATTGTAGCAGTGGAGAAGCTGTCCAGGAGAATC GAAGCCCAACGAAAGAGGAGGGCAGCAGTAATGACAATAAGACTGATGTAAATAGCATGGATACTCATCCACCCCAGCCAACCACGGTGACGTCCACATCGACGACGGGGCAGCCAAATATGCTGACCGACTCAGAGCTGGTGGATCCACTGCCGAAGAAGATGCAGAGTACGGTGAATGCACGCCTGAAGCACGATCTGCTCGTGTGCTGCGTCCTTGCCGTTGTCTATCTCGGTTTGCACTGTAGCACGGTGTTCACTGTACTTCAGCCGGATCTCAATCCCGTCCTGCACATCATCGCTGGCATCCTCGGCCTCGTGCTGCACTACATTGTGCCACAAATGCGCAAACACTGGCCATGGCTCTGTATGTCCCTGCCGATACTGCGGCCGCATGAATTTGGGCAGTTTGAGCCACGTGGAGCGGCTAAAGTGATGTGGTTTGAGAAGTTTATCGTTTACCTCTGTATGCTGGAGCGGAATGTGCTGTACCCAATTGTCTTCCTAAGTGCTCTCACCTCGGACTCCATGAGGATTGTGAGCAAGTTCGGGATCTCCCTTGGGACTGTCTTCGTTGTCATGTGTGGCCTCAAAT GTGTTCGAAGCTCCTTCTCTGATCCTGGAAGTCAATACTTGATCCTCATTTTctcagttttattttttcgtctGGACTATACGGCCTCCAGTGAGACTTTTCTCAtcaattacttttttatttcaatcatttacaagaaaacttgcgattttcttctcaag ATTCAATTTATTGTAACATACATTGCTCCGTGGCAGATAACATGGGGATCAGCCTTTCATGCTTTTGCACAACCCTTCAGTGTTCCCCATTCGGCAATGTTATTCCTTCAGGCGGGTATTAGTGCCATTCTGTCCACACCACTCAATCCATTCCTTGGCAGCGCAATCTTCCTCACATCCTACGTACGTCCCATAAAGTTCTGGGAACGTGACTACAATACACGACGCATTGATCACTCAAATACGCGTCTGAGTTCACAACTAGAACGCGATCTTGGGTCGGATGACAACAATCTCAATAGTATCTTCTATGAGCATCTCACGCGATCCCTGCAGCATAGTCTGTGTGGGGATCTGTTGCTGGGACGATGGGGAAATGTGAGTCAGGGAGATTGCTTTGTCCTCGCTTCGGACTACCTCAATTGCTTGGTGCATATCATTGAGCTGGGCAATGGGCTGTGTACATTCCAAATGCGCGGCCTTGAGTTCAGGGGTACCTACTGCCAGCAAAGGGAAGTTGAGGCGATATCTGAAGGTGTTGAAGAGAATAGAG ACTGTTGCTGTTGCTCTCCGGGACATTTACCATTTATACTCAGCGTCAATGCCATGTTCTCCACACGATGGTTAGCGTGGCAAGTTGTGGCGGCGCAGTACATCCTCGAAGGATACTCAATATCAGACAATTCGGCAGTTGCAACACTCCAAGTCTTTGAATTTCGTCGTGTTCTCATCACATACTACGTCAAA AGTATCATCTACTACACCGTTCAATCCCCAAAGTTGGATGAATGGCTCAATTCTCAGGCCATACAGGAAGCACTGCAGATTACAATGGAACGTCAGTACGTGGATTTGGATCCGGTGTTTAATCACAATTTAGACGAAGACTACGACTTCCGTTCGTCGGGGATTACAAGGAATAGCTTCTGTAGTGTCTACCTGGGATGGATTCAGTACTGCTACAAGCAGAAGAGGAAAAGGGAAGCAAGTAATGCATCTGCGTCTTCCGTAAATCAGTCACAAAA TCCTTCAGACAACAAAATGGGTCACAAAGAATCCAAAGAGAGCTCAAAGAACAATGATGAATCATCAAATATTGTG acAAAGGAATCAGCTTTGGTATCCCTGTGCTTGGCTCTGGGGATCCTGGCACGAAGGACACTCGCAACGGCTAGCCATAGTTCCTCAAGTGGTGTGGAATTCTTCCTCCATGGGCTACATGCCCTTTTTAAGGGGGACTTTCGCATCACCTCACACAGGGATGAATGGGTTTTTGCCGATATGGATTTGCTGCAGAGTGTTGTGGCACCAGCAGTGCGGATGTCCCTGAAGTTGCATCAGGATCACTTCCAGAATCCCGATGATTACGAAGATAAGGCTGCCCTGTACAAGGCTATAAGTATTCACACGCATGAGCTGGTGATTTCGCACGAAGCTGATCCCCTGTGGCGCAATGCTGTCCTCCGTGGGGTTCCAAATCTCCTGGCGCTGCGGCATGTGATGGAGGATGGATCGGATGAGTATCGTGTCATTCGCCTTTCAAAGCGCTTCCTCAGTTTCCGGGTGATTAAGTTGAATCGTGAATGTGTCCGGGGATTGTGGGCGGGGCAGCAACAGGAGCTGATCTACCTGCGGAATCGCAACCCAGAACGTGGGAGTATCCAGAATGCAAAGCAAGCACTCAGgaatattataaattcatcGTGTGATCAACCGATTGGCTATCCAATCTACGTATCGCCCCTCACGACGTCGTATGCGGAGACAAATGAGCAGCTGTGTAGCATTGTTGGGGGTTCGGTGAGTGTGAAGAAGATCCGGAATCTCATCTTTGACGTGTGGAGCCGGGTGCGGCAGCGCTGTCGCGAAGGGTGCAGCAGTGGGAGTGCAATTGATAGCGATATGGGGGACATTCAAGGGGTGTACTACAATGCCCAAGTTCCGCATAGTGTTACAACCATTGGGGGTGGTATAACGGGTAGTGGGGGTGGAACACTGGCGTATGGGAGTCAGAATTTGTCCGTGAGTGGGGCCACAACACGTGGAAGTCTCGCAAGTATGGGAAAACCAACGAGTTCTACCCTTCTTGCGGGGATATTAAACAG GGATCGCGATATTGAGCGCGAAGCCGTCCGTAGTGGTGCCAAGAGGACATCGAGTCATTCGCGGATTAGTGAGAGGGAACGACGTGCCACGTTGCCGGCAACATCGTCCTCCTCATCGAGTACACGGGATGTCTGTAGCAAGGACATGCTGATGGGCAGTACGAATTCCTGCCTGAAGCATCAGGAATCCTTGGATTTCTGCACAGCAGCAGCATCATCCACATCACGTGGTGCTGCCACATGGAAGTGCAGTAGTCGCAAAAAGTCCCTCTCAGTGGAATCCCGGGAGAGTCGTCAAAAGTACGGAGAATCGAGTAGGAGCACCGCAGAGGAGCCTCCGCCACCGGCTAATATCCCGCTCAATAAAAAGGTCATCATTGTGGATGCTGGAGAG ATTTATGACTGCCTTAACCTCGGACGTCGCATTGATGTGTTGTGGCCGAATGAGGAGATGCGCCAGAGCGGTGGACGTTCATCGTGGCGTGATTGGTTCCCACAGGAGGGTATGGTGGGCATTGTAAGGCACTACTGGCAACCAAATCATGCAGACAGCAAATTCCGTTCGAATGTAAATCGCACGCTGCTGCTCATTCAAATTGGGGAGCACTACGTGCCAGTTGGGCAGAATGGTGTGAAGGAGTACAACATGATTAAGGGGGAATCCGATAGTTCGTCAATAAATTCGGTGCTCGTGGCAGGGGAGGAGAGTAGCAAAAATGCAGTAGTGAGCTAA
- the LOC129786376 gene encoding persulfide dioxygenase ETHE1, mitochondrial, producing the protein MLIKLIRSIAVNASGKNNLLFASISTEQLIRRASTMNSRITFTEDFLFRQLFDHQSSTYTYMLADLDSKEAILIDPVLEQVKRDSKLLRELGLTLKYALNTHMHADHITGTGYLKKLLPECKSVISRASGAKADEYLENGDIVKFGRHSIEAVSTPGHTNGCMTFIIKEQGIAFTGDTLLIRGCGRTDFQEGNPRTLYNSVHENIFTLPENFRLFPAHDYRGNMETTVFEERHYNPRLTKDIDTFVNIMENLNLPYPKMIDKAVPANKQCGLYDIPTDE; encoded by the exons ATGTTGATAAAGTTAATCCGCTCAATCGCGGTAAACGCCTCAGGGAAGAATAATCTTCTGTTTGCCAGCATTTCAACGGAACAACTCATCCGGAGAGCATCCACCATGAATTCACGGATTACCTTCACGGAGGATTTTCTCTTTCGTCAG CTCTTTGATCATCAAAGCAGCACGTACACGTACATGCTGGCGGATCTTGACTCAAAGGAAGCCATCCTAATTGATCCGGTGTTGGAGCAGGTCAAGAGAGATTCAAAGCTACTCCGAGAGCTGGGCTTGACACTCAAGTACGCCCTCAATACCCACATGCATGCAGACCACATTACGGGGACGGGCTACCTGAAGAAGCTCCTGCCTGAGTGCAAGAGTGTCATCTCCCGTGCAAGTGGAGCAAAGGCCGATGAATACCTCGAGAATGGGGACATTGTGAAATTTGGGAGGCATTCAATTGAGGCTGTCTCCACACCTGGACACACCAATGGATGCATGACGTTCATCATTAAAGAACAG GGAATCGCTTTCACGGGGGACACACTCCTGATAAGAGGCTGCGGTCGGACGGATTTTCAAGAAGGCAACCCACGGACGCTCTATAATTCTGTGcatgagaatattttcacCCTCCCAGAGAATTTCCGCCTTTTCCCAGCTCACGACTACAG GGGGAATATGGAGACAACGGTGTTTGAGGAACGACACTACAATCCACGCCTTACAAAGGATATCGATACGTTTGTCAACATCATGGAGAACCTCAATCTCCCCTATCCTAAAATGATTGACAAAGCTGTACCTGCCAACAAGCAATGTGGCCTCTATGACATTCCAACGGATGAGTAA